A single region of the Gemmatimonadaceae bacterium genome encodes:
- a CDS encoding sugar transferase — protein sequence MKRALDIAAAGAGLILLSPLITVLSIAIYLQDYHSPLYVATRAGRGDRPFRMVKFRSMVIRADGSGVDSTAGDDPRITRLGAFIRRFKLDEIPQLWNVLRGDMSLVGPRPNVERETSLYTAEEKRLLSIRPGITDLASIVFADEGEILRGSDDPDLRYNQIIRPWKSRLGLVYVDGPRRVALDLRILWLTIVAAIDRNAGLLGVARIAASLGADETLLRVIPRTAPLPTAPPPGAERIVISRTIVA from the coding sequence ATGAAGCGGGCGCTGGACATCGCAGCCGCCGGCGCCGGGCTCATATTGCTGTCGCCGCTGATCACCGTGCTTTCGATCGCGATTTATCTGCAGGACTATCACTCTCCTTTGTACGTTGCGACCAGAGCCGGGCGCGGTGACCGTCCGTTCAGGATGGTCAAGTTCCGCTCGATGGTCATCCGCGCCGACGGCTCAGGAGTCGACTCTACGGCCGGCGACGACCCTCGGATAACGCGCCTCGGAGCATTTATCCGCCGGTTCAAGCTCGACGAAATCCCACAACTATGGAATGTGCTGCGCGGCGACATGTCGCTCGTCGGCCCGCGCCCGAATGTCGAACGCGAAACCTCGCTTTACACCGCCGAAGAGAAGCGGCTGTTGAGTATCCGGCCGGGGATCACGGACCTCGCTTCCATAGTGTTCGCTGATGAGGGCGAAATTCTTCGCGGCAGTGACGATCCGGATCTACGCTACAACCAGATCATTCGGCCGTGGAAATCGAGGCTCGGGCTGGTGTACGTCGACGGGCCGCGGCGTGTCGCGCTCGACCTGCGGATTCTCTGGTTGACGATCGTCGCCGCGATCGATCGCAATGCCGGCCTGTTGGGTGTGGCACGAATTGCCGCGTCTCTTGGTGCGGACGAAACACTTCTAAGAGTGATTCCTCGAACTGCACCGCTGCCCACTGCCCCACCACCAGGTGCAGAGCGGATCGTCATCAGTCGCACGATCGTGGCCTGA